GATGGGGTTTTTAATAATGAGATAAAAGGAAATTATGAGAAAGTTGTTGAAAGTAAAATAGAAGATGCCTGTTTCTTTATGGAGCAGGATATTAATAAAAAGCCATTTATTGAGTATCTGGAAGACCTTAAAAATATAGTTTATCATCCAAGATTTGGAACAATATACGACAGAGTTGAAAGAATAAGAAAAATATGTAATTTCATATCTGAAAGTTTAAATCTGGATATGAAAACAAGAGAAAGAATAGAAACAATTGTTTCTTTATTTAAAAATGACCTTGCAACATTAATGGTGAGCGAATTTCCATCTTTACAGGGAATTATTGGAAGAATATATGCAGAAAAAAATGGTTATGAATTTGTCATTTCAAAGTCAATAGAAGAACATTATTTACCAAAATTTCAGAATGATAAAAAACCAGAGTTTATTGAAGGAAGTATTGTCTCTATTGCTGATAGAATAGAAACTATCTGTAGTTTTATAAGTGAGGGTGCTGAAATTAAAGGAGATCAGGACCCGCTCGGAATTAAAAGATTAACAACAGGTATGATTGAAATTATATGGGAAAGAGAAATTGAAATTTCAATAGAAAAACTTATTGAAAAAACTCTTGAAATACTTGACATAAAAAGTGATGAAGTCAAAAATATAATTTTGGAATTTATTTTACAGAGAGCAGAGAATTTACTCATAGCGGAAGGAATAAAACCAGGATTAAGAAGAGCAGTTCTTTCTGTTGAGAGAGATAATTTATTTGAGATAAAAAGGAAAATAGAAGCGATTAAAAATACATTTATTGAAGGAAAAGGTGAAGAAGTTTTAATTCCTTTTATTAGAGTGGCAAATATGTTAAAACAGGCAGAGGAAAGAAATATTGGATATGGACAGTTTGATGAAAATCTTTTAATTGAAGAAGAAGAAAAACGTCTTTATAAATTTTATATTGAAAATTCTGAAAAGATGTATAAACTCTATAGAGAGAAAAAATATGAAGAATTTCTTGAAGAGATGACCAGATGGAAAGAACCCATAGATAAGTTTTTTGATAAAGTTTTTGTTATGGTTGAGAATGAAAAGACCAGAAATAATAGATTGTCTCTGCTTAAATTGATAGATGATGTGTTTAATAAATTCGCAAATTTTTCTTATATTCCTTTAAAAGAGGTGGAAAATGTTAAACAAATTTGACCCTGAAATTTATTATGCATTAAAAAAAGAAGAGGAGAGACAGAGAAATACAATAAATTTAATACCTTCTGAAAATATTGTAAGTAAAAATGTTTTAAAACTTGTTGGTTCAGTCTTTACAAATAAATATGCAGAAGGTTATCCGGGGAAAAGATATTATGGTGGTTGTGAATACGTGGATATGGTTGAAAAAATCGCTATTGAAAGAGCATGTAAACTTTTTAAATCAGACCATGCGAATGTTCAACCACATTCAGGAAGTCAGGCGAATATGGCTGTTTATTTTTCTGTTTTAAAGCCAGGAGATAAGATTCTTGCAATGCATATAAGTTCAGGAGGACATCTTACTCATGGAGTAAAAGTAAATTTTTCAGGAATGCTTTACAATACCTGCTTTTATTCAGTAGACAGAGAAACAGAACTTATTGATTATGAAAAAGTAAGGGAAATAGCAATAAAGGAAAAACCAAAAATTATTGTATGCGGTAGCAGTTCATATTCAAGAATAATTGATTTTGAAAAATTTTCTCAGATTGCAAAGGAAGTTAATGCCTATCTTCTTTCAGATATAGCACATATCGCAGGTCTTATAGTTGCAGATTTACATCCAAGTCCTGTTGGATTTTCTGAATTTGTTACTTCTACAACTCATAAAACATTGAGAGGACCAAGAGGAGGGCTTATTCTCTGTAACAAAGAGTTTAAAGAAAAAATAGATAGTATAATAATTCCTGGAATTCAAGGTGGTCCACTTGTTCATGTGATTGCTGGTAAAGCAATTGCTTTTAAAGAGGCAATGACAGAAAAGTTTAAAAAATATCAGGAACAGATTGTAAAAAACTGTAAAAAACTGTGTGAGGAATTGAAAAAAAGAGGGTACAGAATTGTAAGTGGTGGAACAGATACTCATTTATTTGTAATAGATTTAAGAGATAAAGGAATAATAGGTTTTGAAGCACAGATAACTCTTGAAAAAGTTGGAATAATAACAAATAAAAATTTAATCCCTTTTGACCCCCTTTCTCCATCTATAACAAGTGGTATAAGAATAGGCACTCCCTGTATAACAAGCAGAGGAATGAAAGAAAAAGAAATGGTTTTAATTGCAGAGTGGATTGATGAAGGATTAAAGAATAGAAATAACGAAAAAATTTTAAATGAAATAAGAAAAAAAGTAAGGAGGTTTGCAAGTGAATTCCCAATCTATCCAGAGTGAAAGACCTGACTGGGATACTTATTTTATGGAAATTGCACAACTTGTCTCTAAAAGGTCAACATGTATAAGGAGGAAAGTGGGAGCGGTTCTGGTAAAAGAAAAGAGGATTCTTGCGACAGGATATAATGGTGCAC
This bacterium DNA region includes the following protein-coding sequences:
- the glyS gene encoding glycine--tRNA ligase subunit beta, whose product is MKKNLILEIGVEDLPSSIDEYLEEVFAPLLKKSLENERIDYNDLKIFYTPRRIIIFLKDLEEKQKDKTVEISGPPLEICRDKDGNWNEIAYKFAKGNNVKLSDLKIFEKKGKKVVGIVKLEKGESITKIFNRIINDVLKQLEIPRGMIWNENRFKFFRPIRYIISLYGEKIVPVEIGGIKSKRFTYGHRTLSDKKIVPYDTKDFFDKLLKNFVIFDQELRKRMILEEIKKLIGDNFLFESKLVDKITPIVEYPVCGICNLPENYKKLPKEVLTSIILNVKGIPLFDKSGNLSPVFVVVCDGVFNNEIKGNYEKVVESKIEDACFFMEQDINKKPFIEYLEDLKNIVYHPRFGTIYDRVERIRKICNFISESLNLDMKTRERIETIVSLFKNDLATLMVSEFPSLQGIIGRIYAEKNGYEFVISKSIEEHYLPKFQNDKKPEFIEGSIVSIADRIETICSFISEGAEIKGDQDPLGIKRLTTGMIEIIWEREIEISIEKLIEKTLEILDIKSDEVKNIILEFILQRAENLLIAEGIKPGLRRAVLSVERDNLFEIKRKIEAIKNTFIEGKGEEVLIPFIRVANMLKQAEERNIGYGQFDENLLIEEEEKRLYKFYIENSEKMYKLYREKKYEEFLEEMTRWKEPIDKFFDKVFVMVENEKTRNNRLSLLKLIDDVFNKFANFSYIPLKEVENVKQI
- the glyA gene encoding serine hydroxymethyltransferase → MLNKFDPEIYYALKKEEERQRNTINLIPSENIVSKNVLKLVGSVFTNKYAEGYPGKRYYGGCEYVDMVEKIAIERACKLFKSDHANVQPHSGSQANMAVYFSVLKPGDKILAMHISSGGHLTHGVKVNFSGMLYNTCFYSVDRETELIDYEKVREIAIKEKPKIIVCGSSSYSRIIDFEKFSQIAKEVNAYLLSDIAHIAGLIVADLHPSPVGFSEFVTSTTHKTLRGPRGGLILCNKEFKEKIDSIIIPGIQGGPLVHVIAGKAIAFKEAMTEKFKKYQEQIVKNCKKLCEELKKRGYRIVSGGTDTHLFVIDLRDKGIIGFEAQITLEKVGIITNKNLIPFDPLSPSITSGIRIGTPCITSRGMKEKEMVLIAEWIDEGLKNRNNEKILNEIRKKVRRFASEFPIYPE